In Megalops cyprinoides isolate fMegCyp1 chromosome 8, fMegCyp1.pri, whole genome shotgun sequence, the genomic stretch ttggtttggggtcgatatctcaaaaactgtgggaggagaagtggtacaaaatttggtggaataagaagaagaaaaagaaaaagaacaaaactatCGGATAATAATAGTGTGATTGCGATGCTTTGCAAGGGACACAAGAACAGTAGTGTGCTTGCCCTTTGGGTAACCGCACTAACAAGTACATATTAACAGAATAGCAGAATAattacttttaatgttttttaaacgGTACAAAACAGTATATTTTAAGTCAGTTTCACTTGGATTGTGGTCCTTGTCTTGTGATTGGTCTGATACAGGTGTCATCCTCCTGCTCTTGGAGCAGCTGCGCAGAATTGGCTGGGAGCAGATGTGGAGGTTAACAGCAGAGAGGGAACTAATGAGCATGCTTTCCACCTCTCTGGCTGACCAGGTCTGTTCTAACTTTTGACTACCAAATGTTCTCTGTTTGCCATCATTACCCATTTCATTACAGATCTCTCTTACAATTCAAAAGCTGTCCTTTAAGCAGAAAAGGCATCACTTCAGATATGTTAACATTTGATTCAGCATTCTGCAGTATGGGattgtgtgctttctgtggTTGCAGTTATAATACCACAATGCCGCATTACCACATTGTTTTTAAGCACAGCACATTGTTTGTGTAATACACACCTCCTAATTATTTTGGTTGTTTGCAGGACATTTTTAATGCGGTTATAAAGCAGAACCCAGCCCTAGTACATCAGCTTCCCTGCTTCTGGAATGTTCAACTGTCAGACCACACCCGCTCGGAGCAGTGCTACACAGAAGTGTCTGACCTCAAGGTAGATGTTTTAATAGACATCCATTGAGAAAGAGGTGACTGCTTCCAGCATGATAGACCTACCAGGCTGAAATCCATGCTTTGTTTCCACTGCTACCTAAGCACATGTACTGAATATTGCTGTTGTGTATACAAATGTGCTGCTGTGGTTCTTGGCTTTGTCAGGTGATCCACTGGAACTCTCCTAAGAAGTTGCGGGTGAAGAACAAGCACGTGGAGTTTTTCCGCAACCTCTACCTGACCTTCCTGGAGTACGACGGTAACCTGCTGCGCAGGGAGCTCTTTGGCTGCCCCAGCCAGCCCAACTCTGAGAGCATCCGGGTGAGTGGTGCCATCATGCACAGCCTGCTCACTCAAGGACATCTCTTTCCACTTTTGGCAATGGGTATAGGGGTGGTGGGTGGTCCAGTACTGAGACTCAGACTGCTGAAAACCCTTGAACATTAAATGCCCACGAGGAACATGGTGTAATTAGTCAAAACTCACCCCTCTGTagataaaatgtaattgatgAAACACATAATTGCGTCCTGTGATGAGTATTTGATGAATGAGAAGTGATCTATTTAAGTGTAAGAGAAATtacagtggcagtggatctCATTTGGAAAGTTACAGGTATCTTGCCTGGGCGGCTGTGTTGGTTTGGATGTCTGCCCTGAAGTCCTTCGGAAACTTCTGTCCTGTGCCAGTTACAGGATGCGCTGGAGGAGCTGGATGAGGATGACCAGTGCTATGATTTCCGGCGGGAGAGGATCATGGTGCACAGGATGCACCTGTACTTCCTGCAGTACGAGTACACCCCCACTGAGGATGATGCTGATGTCACTCTGGTTGCACAGCTCTCCATAGACAGGTGCTGGAAAtaccattttcttctttctcagtTTTACTTTTGCAGTTTATCATTCATGCAGCTGCTTGAATTTTAGGTGGTTTGGGTTATTACATTGGAATATGTATTGAAAACAATATGGATCTGGAGAGAGAAATAACCTGAAAACACAAGTAATATTAAGGGCTAACAGACTCATATATCATGTATATAtcaaatatcacaatatttctgtgtaaaatacTTCAATCGATTCTAATAGTATTATGCATAATAATTTGTATTTGAGAGGTGTTCATCTAAATTGATGATTCCTGGTTCTCGTAACATGAAGAGTAACCTCTGCAACAGCAAAGAACTTTTTCTCGCCCTCTCTGTGGCCAGGCTGCAAATGCTGGAGGCGATCTGCAATCACTGGGAGGGCCCCATCAGCCTGGCTCTCTACATGTCAGATGCTGAGGCTCAGCAGTTCCTGCGCTACGCCCTGGCCTCAGAGGTGCTGAAGAACCGCAAGAACGTGGGCTACCACATCGTCTACAAGGAGGGCCAGTTCTACCCTGTCAACCTGCTGCGAAACGTGGCCCTCCGCCATGCCAACACGCCCTACATCTTTCTGGCAGACGTGGACTTCCTGCCCATGTATGGCCTCTACCCTTACCTCAGGTGAGCTACAATTCAAACATCAGCCTGGACTAACATAATACTTTCTGTGGTGTTCATGCCTGTCTGTGTATAGACTCTGTGGTTGCCTACAGGACAATGAGCTGATTTACctgtgaaatgttattttcagtCTCAGCTTTGGGAATTGAGGGTATTATGGAATGTCCTGCTTATGTACACCTCCATGATTACCTCAGGTGAACCTGTAGTTGATTAGTTTTGAGTGAATTGTTTAAAGTGCAGTTTTTATGTGAACCTCAATCATGACTGACCTTAAGCTTTTAATGCTGTGtgggtctttccttgttgttGTACTTTGGATTATGTAAGATTTTAGATGCAGGGAAAAACACTTGTCATTTTGCTGTCATGTATTCTTTATGAACTCAGTTTAGACTAAGTAGATTTAAGTTGATTTCAGGCTAGCCATTaaattcagtggaaaaaatacaatggCAAATCTTTTTACTGAAATTGCATGTTGTATAACATTGTCCTTGAGTGTTGTAAATGGACTCCTTTCAAATGGCCTCCTGAGACATCACTACGCATGAAATTTGTCATGGAAGCACTGGTTCTTCTCTTCTTGTCTGAATCTACAAAAGCAGTGAAGACAGGGGCTTTAGTTAAACTgtggcatttattttcaaatatttatttactgagtAAATGAACTGACAGGCAGTTGCATGTTTGACTCTGTCTAGAATCATGAGAAGAACATTAGTTAAACtgcagaatttattttcagGTATGTACTGATTTATTACGTGAACTGACAGGCACTTACATGTTGGGCTCTGTCTCCTCAGAAAATCCATAGTGCAGCTGGACATGGCCCACTCCAAGAAGGCGCTGGTGGTACCAGCCTTTGAGACCCTGCGCTACCGCCTCTCCTTTCCCAAATCCAAAGCCGAGCTGCTCTCCATGCTGGACGTGGGGACCCTCTACACCTTCAGGTGTTACTCCCTTAAAACCTCTGCATTCTCCCATGAAAGGGATTCCACTGGCCCATGTCATCACAACTCAATTCCCTGAAGCTTAAAAGGTCAATACAGTACTGTATGCTGGTGCTCTCAACAGAGATGAACATGAATGGTATGGTGTTGTAATTCATGACTCAAATTATGATGCAagtaatgcaattaaaaatttGTCAAACTTTTGTCAAAAATTACAAATAGGGGTGTCAGGAATAATGTTCTCCTGATATCCTGCTAATTTATGATTATATCATTGATTGAATGtaattcagaatgaaaataatcttatttttattgtcaATGGCTGTTTACTGTCCCTGGTGTTATTGAAAGTTAAATAGAGAaactcatttaaatgtattcagaaaATTGCTACACATCTACCAGAAACTGTTactgaaattaatcatttcTATTGCAAAGACACCGTCTTGGCATCTGGATTCCACACCAGAAGTGAAATCACTATCCAAAAATCATCTTACATCCCCCAACACAAATCTATGGCACATTTGCAGTGGCATTGTGGGGTTTTTACCAGTGGCACAGTGTGTAgtcagtttcagtgtttcagattATAACcattttactttgaaaatatgttgcagttgatttatgcatgcatgcatcacCTAGTA encodes the following:
- the LOC118782116 gene encoding LARGE xylosyl- and glucuronyltransferase 2-like isoform X2; the encoded protein is MYFPSYGKLKLFVASVTFVILLTWLFLVVGNLENGRSLLLSPCLVEQSMPRYLERDTLELRMREVVEENQQLRLRLSQSQGVATKVQDGNYSNQQWVASADTGPEDGENTAEERSNQGGNHSDCVHRPMVEKCELIHVACVCAGHNTSRDVVTLVKSILFHRRNPLHFHFITDMVAHQILSSLFQSWMVPSVQVSFYDTDELKSEVAWIPNKHYSGIYGLMKLTLTKALPSDLTKVIVLDTDITFATDIAELWAIFQRFADKQAIGLVENQSDWYLGNLWKNHKPWPALGRGFNTGVILLLLEQLRRIGWEQMWRLTAERELMSMLSTSLADQDIFNAVIKQNPALVHQLPCFWNVQLSDHTRSEQCYTEVSDLKVIHWNSPKKLRVKNKHVEFFRNLYLTFLEYDGNLLRRELFGCPSQPNSESIRLQDALEELDEDDQCYDFRRERIMVHRMHLYFLQYEYTPTEDDADVTLVAQLSIDRLQMLEAICNHWEGPISLALYMSDAEAQQFLRYALASEVLKNRKNVGYHIVYKEGQFYPVNLLRNVALRHANTPYIFLADVDFLPMYGLYPYLRKSIVQLDMAHSKKALVVPAFETLRYRLSFPKSKAELLSMLDVGTLYTFSSQKNTDVD